A region of Spiribacter roseus DNA encodes the following proteins:
- a CDS encoding HlyC/CorC family transporter: MDVVPLPVLFVILGALIVLSGGFSSSETALMTLNRYRLRHLSRHGNRGARRAERLLERPDRLIGIILLGNNFVNIFASSIATLIALRLGGQGAIAAATGLLTLTILIFAEVAPKTLAALRPERVAFPAAFVLGPLLKLLYPLVWLTNMLANTLLRSLGVNPTEGGQTALSREELRTVVNETGAMIPRRHQRMLLGILDLDQATVDDIMIPRNEVVGIDLGDDWSRITEQIASSEYTRLPVFEGGVDTIRGILHVRRVLTAMLDGVLTRERLLEHVREPYFVPEGTPLHQQMLNFQSERRRIGLIVDEYGEFHGLVTLEDILEEIVGEFTTDPAEAIRDIHRQPDGSYLAAGSASVRELKRLLGWDLPAEGPKTLNGLILEQLETIPEPGISLLIDGHPVTVLQAEENRVKVARLEQRVRPRETPPAIED, translated from the coding sequence TTGGACGTTGTTCCCCTTCCCGTTCTGTTCGTCATTCTGGGCGCGCTGATCGTCCTGTCCGGCGGCTTCTCGAGCTCTGAGACCGCCCTCATGACGCTCAACCGCTACCGGCTGCGGCACCTGTCGCGGCATGGCAACCGCGGCGCCCGCCGCGCGGAGCGGCTGCTCGAGCGGCCCGACCGGCTGATCGGCATCATCCTGCTGGGCAACAACTTCGTGAATATCTTCGCGTCGTCCATTGCCACCCTGATCGCCCTGCGTCTGGGGGGGCAGGGCGCCATCGCCGCGGCGACGGGTCTGCTGACCCTGACCATCCTGATCTTCGCGGAGGTGGCCCCCAAGACCCTGGCGGCGCTGCGGCCCGAGCGCGTCGCCTTTCCCGCCGCGTTCGTCCTCGGCCCACTGTTGAAGCTGCTCTACCCGCTGGTGTGGCTCACCAACATGCTGGCCAACACACTGCTGCGCAGCCTCGGCGTCAATCCCACCGAAGGGGGCCAGACCGCGCTCAGCCGCGAGGAGCTGCGCACGGTGGTCAACGAGACCGGTGCGATGATCCCGCGTCGTCATCAACGCATGCTGCTCGGCATCCTCGATCTGGATCAGGCCACCGTCGACGACATCATGATCCCGCGCAATGAAGTGGTGGGCATCGACCTGGGAGATGACTGGTCGCGTATTACCGAGCAGATCGCCAGCTCGGAGTACACGCGCCTGCCGGTGTTCGAGGGCGGCGTCGACACCATCCGCGGCATCCTGCATGTGCGCCGGGTGCTCACGGCAATGCTCGACGGGGTACTGACCCGCGAACGGCTGCTCGAGCATGTCCGCGAGCCCTATTTCGTGCCCGAGGGGACGCCCCTGCATCAGCAGATGCTGAATTTCCAGTCGGAGCGCCGCCGGATCGGCCTGATCGTGGACGAGTACGGCGAGTTCCACGGCCTTGTCACCCTCGAGGACATCCTCGAGGAGATCGTCGGCGAGTTCACCACCGATCCCGCTGAAGCCATCCGCGACATCCACCGCCAGCCCGACGGCAGCTACCTGGCCGCCGGCAGCGCCAGCGTGCGCGAGCTGAAGCGCCTGCTGGGCTGGGACTTACCGGCGGAAGGGCCGAAGACCCTGAACGGACTGATCCTCGAGCAGCTGGAAACCATTCCCGAGCCGGGCATCAGCCTGCTGATCGACGGCCACCCCGTCACGGTCCTGCAGGCCGAGGAAAACCGCGTCAAGGTGGCCCGCCTTGAGCAGCGTGTGCGGCCACGCGAAACCCCGCCCGCCATCGAAGACTGA
- a CDS encoding cytochrome C assembly family protein, producing the protein MILTLTPWMAAALYALAVAALLAALRGRLAVQRAEPLALALAAIAVVLHGVSLWQALWTPAGVDLSLFNAASLLGWLMALTLIAAAVRQPLHSLGLIVYPFALLTLVLAQTLGVPTATMVPVGAPVDVHVISSVAAYAVLGLASAQALLLAWQESALRRRRAGPVLGFLPPLQGMESLLFHLVAIGFVLLSVALVSGWLFVDNLFAQDLVHKTVISMIGWLVFAGLLIGRTVAGWRGRTAIRWTLWGFALLAVAYFGSKIVVELIIGRGA; encoded by the coding sequence GGATGGCGGCGGCGCTGTACGCGCTCGCCGTCGCGGCGCTCCTGGCCGCCCTGCGCGGCCGCCTTGCCGTGCAACGCGCCGAGCCTCTGGCACTGGCCCTGGCCGCCATCGCCGTGGTGTTGCATGGCGTCAGCCTCTGGCAGGCGCTGTGGACGCCGGCAGGCGTCGACCTGTCACTGTTCAACGCCGCCTCGTTACTCGGCTGGCTGATGGCGCTGACGCTGATCGCCGCGGCGGTGCGTCAGCCCCTGCACAGCCTGGGCCTGATCGTCTATCCGTTCGCCCTGCTGACGTTGGTGCTTGCCCAGACGCTGGGTGTGCCGACGGCCACCATGGTGCCGGTGGGCGCGCCCGTGGATGTGCATGTCATCTCGTCGGTGGCCGCGTATGCCGTCCTGGGGCTCGCCAGCGCTCAGGCGCTCCTGCTGGCCTGGCAGGAGAGCGCCCTGCGCCGACGTCGCGCCGGCCCGGTGCTGGGGTTTCTCCCGCCCCTGCAGGGCATGGAATCCCTGCTGTTCCACCTGGTGGCCATCGGCTTCGTGCTGCTGTCCGTCGCGCTCGTCAGCGGCTGGCTATTCGTCGACAACCTCTTCGCTCAGGACCTGGTGCATAAGACCGTGATCTCGATGATCGGCTGGCTGGTCTTCGCCGGGCTGCTCATCGGCCGGACCGTGGCGGGCTGGCGCGGCCGCACCGCCATCCGCTGGACGCTATGGGGATTCGCCCTGCTGGCGGTGGCGTATTTCGGCAGTAAAATCGTGGTCGAGCTGATCATCGGCCGGGGGGCCTGA